The DNA region CATTATCATTAATAAAACTTGAGTTAGGAATTATCATTGAAATATTATCTCTTGTTTTTATTTTTGATGTTCTCAATCCAATACTTACAACTCTTCCTACAACGTTATTTTCAATTTGCACAACATCATTTACTTTTAAATTGCCTTCAAACAAAAGGAAAAAACCTGATATTAAATCTTTAAATATATCTTGTAACCCAAACCCAATTCCAACCAGCAAGGCTGCTGAACCAGCAACAAGGATTGTAACCTTGATGCCAAGAGTTTCAAGAGTTAAAGCTATTAAAATTACCCAGATAATATATTTAATTATATGAAAAACAGAGTTTGAAGTACCGTAATCAATTTTATTATTGGTAACCTGCTTGTTAAATATTTTTTTTATTACTCTTATGGTAAATATACCTAAAATCAATATTATCAAAACAGTAAAAACACTGTACAGATTAATATCTACCGTTTTTGTATCAATAAAATTGTATTCAACTACTTCTTTAAATGTCATTTTACTTAGTTCAGTTTTTCATAATAAATTATCATTTCATTGTATTTTAGAA from Bacteroidota bacterium includes:
- a CDS encoding mechanosensitive ion channel, with the translated sequence MTFKEVVEYNFIDTKTVDINLYSVFTVLIILILGIFTIRVIKKIFNKQVTNNKIDYGTSNSVFHIIKYIIWVILIALTLETLGIKVTILVAGSAALLVGIGFGLQDIFKDLISGFFLLFEGNLKVNDVVQIENNVVGRVVSIGLRTSKIKTRDNISMIIPNSSFINDNVINWSHIEEQTRFNVEVGVAYGSDVELVSEILIDVAKANKDISSSPEPFIRFNNFGNSSLDFQIFFWSKQSFRVENIKSQLRFEIDKKFRENKITIPFPQQDVHVKKDLF